A region from the Silene latifolia isolate original U9 population chromosome 7, ASM4854445v1, whole genome shotgun sequence genome encodes:
- the LOC141592720 gene encoding putative hydrolase C777.06c, translating into MQNGTVSMAELLNSSSALIFMGTGCSSAVPNAMCLIQPSDPPCSVCSQSLSIPPDLNPNYRGNTSLLIDHLQSNGEHSYILIDVGKTFREAALRWFTFHKIPRVDSVILTHEHADAVLGLDDIRAVQPFSPTNDISPTPIYLTEDSMNSVGVKFPYLVQKKLKEGQEVRRVSQLDWRIIESHHEKPFVASGLQFFPLPVMHGEDYVSLGFLFGETSKVAYISDISRFIPSTLSVISKSGGGQLDLLIIDTLYKTGSHNTHFCFPQTLDAVKTICPKRALLVGMTHEFDHHKDNEFLTEWSKREGIPVQLARDGLRVPIDL; encoded by the exons ATGCAAAACGGCACCGTATCAATGGCGGAACTCCTGAATTCTTCATCGGCATTGATATTCATGGGAACTGGATGTTCGAGCGCAGTTCCCAATGCAATGTGCTTGATTCAGCCTTCTGATCCTCCTTGCTCTGTTTGTTCTCAATCTTTGTCAATTCCTCCCGATCTTAACCCTAATTATCG GGGGAATACATCACTTCTTATTGATCATCTCCAAAGCAATGGTGAGCACAGCTATATACTAATCGATGTTGGCAAGACATTCAGAGAAGCAGCACTTCGTTGGTTCACCTTCCACAAAATTCCACGCGTTGACTCT GTTATATTGACACATGAGCATGCCGATGCAGTTCTTGGTCTGGATGACATACGCGCCGTGCAGCCATTTAGTCCCACAAATGACATTAGCCCTACTCCAATTTATCTCACCGAGGATTCAATGAATAG TGTTGGCGTGAAATTTCCATACTTAGTTCAGAAGAAACTTAAAGAAGGACAAGAAGTCAGACGAGTTTCCCAACTTGATTGGAGGATTATTGAGTCTCATCATGAGAAACCATTTGTTGCATCAGGCCTGCAATTTTTTCCCTTACCA GTGATGCATGGTGAAGATTATGTTTCCTTGGGTTTTCTTTTTGGTGAGACTAGTAAAGTAGCTTACATATCTGATATTTCACGCTTTATCCCAAGCACTTTATCTG TCATTTCGAAAAGTGGTGGTGGGCAACTGGACCTTCTTATTATTGATACCCTTTACAAG ACTGGGTCTCATAATACTCATTTTTGCTTTCCTCAG ACTCTTGATGCGGTGAAAACAATCTGTCCTAAACGTGCTCTTTTGGTTGGAATGACCCATGAGTTTGATCATCACAAGGATAACGAATTTCTTACAGAGTGGTCCAAAAG gGAGGGAATTCCTGTTCAGCTAGCGCGTGATGGTTTAAGAGTCCCCATTGATCTTTGA